TGATCATGGTGTGTCTCCTTTGTCATTGCGAGGAGCGAAGCGACGAAGCAATCGCTGCGCTCGCAGTGACGACATGCTGTCTAGGCCAGATGCAGGGCGGCGACCACGAGGTCGATCGCCTTGATCCCGATGAAGGGAATGATGATGCCGCCGAGGCCGTAGATCATCAGGTTGCGGCGCAGCAGCGCACCGGCGCCGACGGCGCGGTAGGCGACGCCTTTCAACGCCAGCGGAATCAACGCGATGATGATCAGCGCATTGAAGATGATCGCCGACAGGATCGCGCTCTGCGGGCTATTGAGCTGCATGACGTTGAGCACGTTGAGCTGCGGATAGAAGGCGAGGAACATCGCGGGGATGATCGCGAAATACTTCGCCACGTCGTTGGCGATCGAGAACGTCGTCAGCGCGCCGCGGGTCATCAGCAGCTGCTTGCCGATCTCGACCACCTCGATCAGCTTGGTCGGGTTGGAATCGAGGTCGACCATGTTGCCGGCCTCGCGCGCGGCCTGCGTGCCGGTGTTCATGGCGACGCCGACGTCGGCCTGCGCCAGTGCCGGCGCGTCGTTGGTGCCGTCGCCGCACATCGCCACCAGCTTGCCCTTGGCCTGCTCGTCGCGGATCAGCTTCAGCTTGTCCTCGGGCGTCGCCTGCGCCAGGAAATCGTCGACACCGGCTTCGGCTGCGATCGCCGCCGCCGTCATCGGGTTGTCGCCGGTGATCATGATGGTGCGGATACCCATGCGGCGCAGCTCCGCGAAGCGCTCGCGGATGCCGCCCTTGACGATATCCTTGAGGTGAATGACGCCAAGCAGGCGGCCGTCTCTTGCAACCGCAAGCGGCGTGCCGCCATCCTTGGCGATCTCGTCGGCCATCAGCTGGACTTCGCGGGCCACCTCCGAGCCGGCGGTGGCCTGGATGGCGCGCACCGTGTTGCCTGACGCCAGGGCCTGCGCCGCGCCGCCACCGACATAGTTGAGGATCGCATCCACCGCGCCCTTGCGCACCGACGAGCCGCCGCTGTCGACGCCGCTCATGCGGGTCTGCGCGGTGAAGGGAATGAAGGTGGCGCCGAGCTCAGCCATGTCGCGGCCGCGGATGCCGTATTTCTCCTTGGCCAGCACCACGATGGAGCGGCCTTCCGGCGTCTCGTCGGCCAGCGAGGCAAGCTGGGCCGCATCGGCAAGCTCCTGCTCGCTGACGCCGCGCAGCGGCCGGAACGCGGTCGCCTGGCGGTTGCCGAGCGTGATGGTCCCGGTCTTGTCCAGCAGCAGGGTGTCGACGTCGCCGGCGGCCTCGACCGCGCGGCCCGACATCGCGAGCACGTTGAAGCGCACCAGGCGGTCCATGCCGGCGATGCCGATCGCCGACAACAGCGCGCCGATCGTGGTCGGGATCAGCGTCACGAACAGCGCAACCAGCACCACGACCGAGATCGAGCCGCCGGCATAGGCGGCGTAGCTCGGGATCGTGACGGTCGCGAACACGAAGATGATGGTGAGGCCGGCGAGCAGGATGTTGAGTGCGATCTCGTTCGGCGTCTTCTGCCGCTCGGCGCCTTCGACGAGCCTGATCATGCGGTCGATGAAGGTCGAGCCCTGCTCCGCGGTGATGCGCACCTTGATCCAGTCGGACAGCACCTGGGTGCCGCCGGTGACCGCGGAGCGGTCGCCGCCGGACTCCCGGATGACGGGCGCGGATTCGCCCGTGATCGCCGCTTCGTTGACCGAGGCGACGCCTTCGATCACCTCGCCGTCCGACGGGATGTTGTCGCCGGCCTCGACCAGCACGATGTCGCCGACCTTCAGGCTGGTGCCGGGAACGAGGCGATAGGTGCCCTCCGAGCCCGACAGGAGCTTGGCCTGGCTTTCGGTGCGGGTCTTACGCAGCGTCTCCGCCTGGGCCTTGCCGCGGCCTTCGGCCACGGCTTCGGCAAAATTGGCGAACAGCACCGTGAACCAGAGCCACAGGATGATCTGGAAGGTGAAGGACAGGTTTGCGCCACCGCTCACGAGATCGCGGATGAAGATCACCGTGGTCAGCGCGGCGACGATCTCGACCACGAACATCACGGGGTTCTTGATCATCGCCCGCGGATCGAGCTTGACGAACGCGGCGGTGATCGCTGGCCATACAATCTTCGGATCCAGCATCGTGGCGACCGGCATCCGCTTGTTGGCTTTGAGGACAGGCTCCATGGATGTAACTCCGAAAGATCGATCAGAACAGGTTGCCGGCATTGTCAGCGAGATGCTCGACGATCGGCCCCAGCGCGAGCGCGGGGAAGAAGGTCAGACCGCCGATGATCAGGATGACGCCGACGACGAGGCCGACGAACAGGCTGCCCGTGGTCGGGAAGGTGCCGGCCGAGGGCGGAATCGATTTCTTGCTCGCGAGCGAGCCGGCGATCGCCATCGCCGGCACGATCATGAAGAAGCGGCCGACGAACATCGCGCTGGCAAGCGTCAGGTTATAGAAGAAGGTGTTGCCGGAGAGCCCAGCGAAGGCCGAGCCGTTGTTGCCGGTCGAGGACGTATAGGCATACAGCACCTCGGTGAAGCCGTGCGGACCCGCATTGGCCATCGACGCCACCGCCGACGGCAGCACGACCGCGACCGACGTCCAGCCGAGATACATCAGCGGCAGCACCAGGATCGCGAGCATCGCCATCTTGACCTCGCGCGCCTCGATCTTCTTGCCGACATACTCCGGCGTGCGGCCGACCATCAGGCCCGCCACGAAGATCGACAGGATGACGAACAGCAGCATGCCGTAGAGCCCGGCGCCGACGCCGCCGACGATGATCTCGCCGAGCTGCATGTTGATCAGCGGGATCATGCCGCCGAGCGCGGTGAAGCTGTCATGCATGGCGTTGACGGCGCCGCACGAGGCCGCGGTGGTGACGACGGCAAACAACGCGGACCCGACGATGCCGAAGCGGACCTCCTTGCCTTCCATGTTGCCGGAAAGCCCCAGCGCCTGCATGGTGCTGGTGCCATTTGCTTCCGCCCAGTAGGCAACCGCGACGCCGGCCACGAACAGCACGCCCATCACGGCGAGGATCGCCCAGCCCTGGCGCTGGTTGCCGACCATGCGGCCGAACACATTGGTCAGCGCCGCCCCGATCGCAAAGATCGAGATCATCTGCACGAAGTTCGACAGCGCGGTCGGGTTCTCGAAGGGATGCGCGGCATTGGCGTTGAAGAAGCCGCCGCCATTGGTGCCGAGCATCTTGATCGCGACCTGCGAGGCGACCGGGCCGACCGCGATGGTCTGCTTGGCGCCCTCCAGTGTCGTCGCGTCGACATAGGGACCGAGCGTCTGCGGCATGCCTTGCCAGACCAGGAACAGCGTGTAGACGACGCAGATCGGCAGCAGCACATAGAGCGTGCAGCGGGTGATATCGACCCAGAAGTTGCCGACGGTACGCGCCGAGGCCCGGGCAAAGCCGCGAATCAGCGCGACCGCGAGCACGATGCCGGTCGCCGCCGACAGGAAGTTCTGATGCGTGAGACCGACCATCTGGACGAGATAGGACAGCGTGCTTTCGCCACCGTAGTTCTGCCAGTTGGTATTGGTGATGAAGCTGATCGCGGTGTTGAAGGAAAGATCTTCCGCGACCGCCGACTGTTCGGCCGGATTGAACGGAAGATGGGCCTGCAGCCGCATCAGGAGGTAAATGACCAGGAAGCCGCCGACGTGGAACAGCAGCATCGCGACCGTGTAAGTCAGCCAATGCTGCTCGCGCCGCTCGTCGACGCCGCCGATCCAGTAGAGGCCGGCTTCGACCGGACGCAGCACCGGCGAGAGAAACGTGCGCTCGCCGCTGAACACGCGCGTCATGTACCAGCCGAGCGGCTTGGTGAGTGCGACGATGATCGCGCAATAAAGGATGATTTGAAGCCAGCCGATGACGGTCATGGGAAACCCTTGGAGATGGCGGAGTTTGCGAGACGGTCAGAACCGCTCGGGCCGCAGCAGCGCGTAGGTCAGGTAGAACAGCAGGCCGAGTGAAACGAGGCCGGCGAGCGAATAGTCGAAGATCATGGGTTTCGCTCCTCTCAGAGCCGTTCGCAGGCATAGGTGTAGCCAATCGCAAGAGCGAAAAGGCCGAATGCGAGTGCGAGCATGACAAGATCGAGCATGAGGTGTTCCCGTGCGTTCTCGAAAGGCCTTACGGCCTCTTGATCGCGGGAACAGGTGCCACCCGAAGCATAGGTTTTCGAGATAACCGAGCGGCCAACGTTATAGGAATCTTATAAAGACGATCCTCTTCCGCCTCCTCCTGCAGGCGCCAGCGCCGCGATCGCGTTGACGCGCCACATCGCGGCGGCGCGGGCCTCGCGCGTTTCGCAGGATCACATATAGGCGGATGGCGGCACCCGGTCGCCGGCCCCTATGAAATCCCTATATCTTGGCCTGCCGATCCCTCTCGTTTTCCAACAGCGTTCCGACCATCTTGCCGGCAACGGCCGCATCGATCGCGGCCTTTCCGTCATTGGAACGCCGTCATGTCAGCCTTCTCCGAACACCATGAGCCCGCCACCGTTGCCGATCGCCTGGGCGAGGCAGCGGGCGCGAGCGAAAGCCTCTTGCGCGACGTCATCGACAAGGCATGCCGCCGATTCCCGTCACTTGGTCAGCGCGAGAAGAGTGCGCAGGTCGAACGCTTCATCGCATCGCGCGCCTGGACGGACGCGGCGCTGGCGCTGATCGAGCTGGAACTGCCGCTGTGGCAGCTGCGCCGCATCGCCTATGATGGCGGCGAATGGTACTGCGCCCTGTCCCGAACCTGCGGCCTTCCCGACTGGCTCGATCAATCGGTCGAGGCGCGGCACACCGATCTGGCGCTGGCATTGCTCGCCGCGCTTGTCGAGGTCCAGCGCATAGCGGCGCCGGAAAGCCGGCCGAGCGTCCCGACGGTCGCGTGCGACGCGCGGCCGCTCGATGAGCCGCTCTGCTGCGACAATTTCGGCTGAGCGATGAAGAACCGCATGCCGGAGCAGCGAAGCCTGGTGCAGCCGCCGAGCCGGTCGAGACGGCTGAATTCGAAGCAGGCACTCGTTCGTTTCGGCTTCCGCATTCTCATCCTCGGCGGATTTGCGGCCTTCAGCAGCATCGGATTCGAACGGGGTCTTGCGACGCTGCTGTGGATGTCGATCGTGCTGTGCGCCGTCATCGGCACCATCAGGCGCGAACCGGTCTTTGGCCCGATCCTCAACCATTGGGACGAGGCCGCTGCCTATGCCGCGCTCTACGCGCTGGTCGGCGCGCTCGGCCTCCACGCGCCGGCCTGACGGCCGCTATGCCGCGCCTATAAGATCGATTTCGCGTTGCCCTCGAATTCATATCTGCCCGGGACGATATTGGCGCCGTGAGCAACAAGCCTGCCTCAGCCGCCCATCGTCGGCGCATTCCTCCGAAAACGCAGTCCGCTGGTCCGGTGCGCAGGCCCTGCTCCATCTTTGAAAGGAACAGCAACGTGAAGCTCGTCGAACCTCCATCGTGCAGTTTGCCTTCCAGCGTCGTCTTCATCGGCCGCGACAGCCACGGCCATTGGGTCGCGCAAGAACAGAATGGCCGCTTCGGCGGCCTGTTCGTCAACCGCGCGCAAGCTGTCAAATACGCATTGTTCGAGAACGGCCAGCACCCCGAAATGATCGTCGAGCTCTCGGGTGCGATCGAGCTCGATACCGACGGCGGACTGCTTTCACCCCGGCGCGGCAGGGCGCGCAAGACCCAGGCTACCGCCTGACGCCGTCGTTCACGCGGGAGGACCAGATGATCGAACCTCGTTCGGATTCAGATCGGGAGCAGCTCGTCGATACCCTGATCGCGCTGACGCACATGTCCAATCATCATCGCACCATCGTCGGCGGCGAAGATGGCGTGGAGCTGCTTCCGGCGCTTCGGCGCCGCGGACTGGTTCGCATCACGCTTGCCGCGGCGAGCCGTATCGGGAAGGGACAGTATCCGGTCGGCCTGATTGCGGGCGCTAGCACGCCGGCGGCGATCGAAACCGCGCTCGCCCGGATCTCGCCTTACCTCGGCGCCAGCGCTGCTGTCGCCGTCGTCATCGCATCGCGCGATGCGGAGTGCTGCCTGACCATCCGCAACAAGCTGGAACGGATGGGCTTCCGGATCGAAGCCGGTGTGCGGTGCCAGCTCGGCCTGGTGCTCTCGGCCCGGCGTCTGGGTTTCAACCACATGAAAGAGGCGGCCTAGCCGTTACAAGCCCGCCATGACGACCGCCGTCGACTCCGCTTCCTGGCTCACGGGCTACATCCCCGATCTCCCGACCCCTTTCGATGCGGCCGGCGGGCTCGATCTCGAGGCTTTCGCGCGGCTTTGCGCGCGCCAGATCGAGGCAGGCGTGCCTGCGGTCGTGGTCTGCGAAACTGCCGGCGAGGCATCGACACTGACGCTTGCCGAGCGCAAAGCCATCATTCGCACCGCGGCCGGGATCGCGCGCGGGCGCGCCCGGATCATCGCCGGCGCCGGCTCGAACGCCACCGCACGTGCCATCGAGCTGGCGCACTGCGCGGAAGCGGCAGGCGCCGACGCCGTCCTTTCGGTCGTGCCCTATTACAACAAGCCGATGCAGGCGGGCATCTACCAGCACTTCCGGGCCATCGCCGATGATAGTCGCCTGCCGATCATCATCCACGATGCGCCCGCGCGAACGGTTCGCGAGCTCGCCGACGACACGCTCGCAAAGCTGGCGCAATCGAGCCGGTTCGTGGCCTTGCGCGACGGAGCCGGCGATGTCGGCCGACCGCTGCGTCTGGCGGGCCTGCTCCGCCCGGGATTCCGGCTGCTATCCGGCCATGATGCAACCGCGCTCGGCTATATCGCGGGCGGCGGTGATGGCTGCATCTCGGCGGTTTCCAACGTCATGCCTGACCTCTGCCAGGCGATCTTCACCAATCTGAAGCAAGGCCGACCGCAGGCGGCGCGGCACCTGTTCAGGCGACTGATACCGCTGCAAGCCTGCCTTGCCGACGCCGATCCCGCCGCGCTCAAATATGCGTTGAGCCTTCTTGGTCTGTTGCGACCGGATTCGCGGCTGCCCATCGTTGAACCGGACGACGCTGCGAAAGCCGTAATCGCAAGAGCCGTCGCCGGGGTGGCCGACGAGGATTTGGCCTGGGCAGCCGAGGCATAGATCTGAACGACGCGCCTGGGAGGCGCCGTCATGAATGCACCACCCTCGATTCAACCGCATGCGAAGATGCTGCGCGCGTGGCAGCTGGCGATCCTGCGCTTCGCGGTGACCCACGACAATGCCGACCGGCTGAACGTGATCACCATCGCGGGCGAGCTCGACGCGCTCGGACGGACGGGGCACAGCAAGGCGACGTTCAGCTATTTCCGCAGGGCAAGCGCCGAGCTTTGCGCCGCCATCCTGCGGCCGGACGAGCCTGACAATGCGGTCCTGCGCGAATTTATCGCGCGCACCGACGATATCAGGCTCAGGCGCGCCTTCACCGCGGTCGTCAGCGTCGAACCGCAGGAAGCGCGCCAGCCGCGAAGGACGGCCCGACGCGATATCGGATTGTGGCGGGGATTGCCGGCACGGCGCAACAGCTCGCCGTAAGACGGGTCGCTGCAGGCTAGGTGCCGGAGGCCGGGAATCGTTCGCCGGGATGCTTCTCGCGCCACTTGGGTCCAGGACCGCGCATGTAGTGGTTTTCCGGCCGGTACTTCCGGCGGGGACCGTGCCAGGTCGGAAAGAGGAACGCCAGCAGAGAGCCGACGGCGCCGCTGGTCAGCCAGCGCAATTCCGATGCGACGGACGGAAGCGGTTTCATGTCGGCTACCTCCTGCCGATGCCGTGATATCCAGGATCGCGCTGCGCGCGCCGCAGTCTCGCATCGGCCATCGCCTCGATCGCGAAGCGCAGATAGAAGTTGACGCGATTGAGCGCGGCGCGACCGCGCCCCCATTTGCGCTGCGGCGTGCTGCCGAACCGGTAGCCGCGCCACGACGGATCCACACCCCCTGCGCTGCCGGGCGGCAACGCGCGTTCGTCACGATTGCTGCCAGGAAAATGCACCATCGCCGGACTCCTCGCTTACATCGACTTCGAAGCGAACATGAGCGCAGGCGCATAGGAAATCGAGACGACATTCCGCTCGAACCCATAGCGGCGGCATAAGAACCGATTGCGAAAAAGCCGCGCGGCGGCGGCGCTTACATTCCTCCTATGACGCGGCGCACCAGGTCCTCTCGCATTCCTATGCCGGCATCGACACATTGCGCGCATCAAACGCGCAAGCGAACGATCATCGGCTGCCGACCTGGCTGCCGATGATCGCAGCCAGATCCGGGAATTTCTTCCATGACAATGCTGACGCAGGGCTTCGAACGGAACACCTACCCGCAGGCGACGACGAAAACCGCGCCAAGGGCGTTGCTTGCCGCCGTGAGACGATTCTGCAAGGGCGCCGCTATCGTGCTGGCGGCAGGCACCCTGCTTGCAGGCGTCATCGCGCTGAAGGCGGCAATCTACATGCCGCATCTGCAGTGATGCGCCCCTAGAGCGTGATCCGGAAAAGTGTGTAGCGGTTTTCCCTCGCGACAAACGCGAAACGCGTTTGCGCGGAGATCATGCTCAATTAGGAATCTAAAGCGCGATGACGATTCAACCTGATCTCATCGTGCTCTAGCCGCGATCGCAGCGGCCGGACCGTCAGAAGTCCCATTTGTCGCCGAGAATGAGCGGCTGCTGCGGATATTTCTTCAGCGCCTGCGGGCCGGCTTCCCCGTCGCCATAGTGCGGGCGAAACATCAGCTCGCTCTGCAGGCGTCGCACCTTGGCGGCGACGATCGCGCGATGCAGCGTGCGGAGCGTCACGCGAACCCATTTGCGCGCACGCGTCAGCGTGAAGCGGCTCTGGCCGGCAACACCGTGCCGGTCTTCGTTGTAAAGGTGTAGCAAGGTCATGCCCATCGTCCCAATGCCGGCGCGGGCGAACCGCGCCGGAAGTCAGGAAGATGCGAAGGCCGGCATAGGAAATCGAGAGGGCGGGCGGCCGCGCCGCATAGGCGCGGCATAAAGGCGGCCGCTATTCGGCCGCCGAACGGAGTTCCGCCTTCTCGGCGCGCACCGCGCAGAACTTGAACTCCGGAATCTTGCCGAACGGATCGAGCGCCGGGTTGGTGAGCAGGTTCGCGGCCGCCTCCGCATAGCAGAACGGCATGAACACCATATTCTCCGGCACGTCGCGATCGGAGCGCACCTTGATCTCGACCGCGCCGCGGCGAGTCTCGAGGCGGACGAAATCGCCAGGCTTCAGGTTCATGCGCCGCATGTCCTTCGGCGTCATGAACGCCACCGCCTCCGGCTCGATCTCGTCGAGCACTTGGGAGCGGCGCGTCATCGAGCCGGTGTGCCAGTGCTCGAGCACGCGGCCGGTGGAGAGCACCATCGGATATTCGTCGTCGGGCAGTTCGTCCGGCGGAATGACTTTCGCCGGCACGATCTTGCCGCGGCCGCTTTCGGTCGGGAATCCCGTGGTGAAGATGATCTCGTTGCCGGGCTTGCCGGGATCGTCGGCCGGATAGGTCACGGCGCCCTCGCGCACCAGCCGCTCCCAGCTGATGTTGGCGAGCGACGGCATCAGCTGCGCCATTTCGGTGTAGACGTCGGCGGGCCCGGCGTAATTCCAGGGCAGGCCCATGCGCTTGCCGATCTCCTGGATGATCCAGAGATCCTGCCGCGCGTCGCCGGGCGGCTTGATCACCTCGCGCGCGAGCTGCACGCGGCGATCGGTGTTGGTGAAGGTGCCGGATTTCTCCGCAAAGGCCGATGCCGGCAGGATCACGTCGGCGTGGAACGCCGTCTCGGTGACGAACAGGTCCTGCACCACGAGATGCTCGAGCTTGGCGAGCGCCTCGCGCGCGTGTTGCAGGTCGGGATCGGACATCGCCGGGTTCTCACCCTCGATATACATGCCGCGGATCTCGCCGGCATGGATCGCGTTCATGATCTCGACCACGGTCAGCCCGCGGACCGGATCAAGATCCTTCTGCCACAGCTTCTCGAAGGCACCGCGCATGTCGTCGCGCCCGACCGGCTGGTAGTCGGGCAGGAACATCGGGATCAGGCCGGCGTCGGAAGCGCCCTGCACGTTGTTCTGGCCGCGCAGCGGATGCAGGCCGGTGCCGGGCCGGCCGACCTGGCCGGTGATCAGCGCGAGCGCGATCAGGCAGCGCGCATTGTCGGTGCCATGGACGTGCTGGCTGATGCCCATGCCCCAGAAGATGATCGAGGACTTGGCGCGCGCATACATGCGTGCCACCTCGCGCAGGGTCTCGGCCGGGATGCCGCAGATCGGCGCCATCTTCTCCGGCGTGAACTCCTTGATCTTGGTCTTCAGCTCGTCATAGCCCTCGGTGTAGCCGGCGATGTATTGCTCGTCCGTCAGGCCTTCGGTGATGATGGTGTTGATCATTGCGTTGAGCAGCGCGACGTCCGAGCCCGGCTTGAACGCGAGATGCTTGTAGGCATGGCGCGACAGCGTCTGCCGGCGCGGATCGATCACGATCAGCTTGGCGCCGTTCTTGGCGGCGTTCTTGATGAAGGTCGCCGCGACCGGATGGTTCACGGTCGGGTTGGCGCCGATCACGATGATGACCTCGGCGTCGAGCGCGGCGGCAAATGGCGCCGACACCGCGCCCGAGCTCAGGCCTTCGAACAGCGCTGCGACCGAGGACGCATGGCACAGCCGCGTGCAGTGATCGACGTTGTTGGAGCCGAAGCCGGTGCGCACCAGCTTCTGGAACAGATAGGCTTCCTCGTTGGACCCCTTGGCCGAGCCGAAGCCGGCCAGCGCCTTGACGCCGTGCGTGTCGCGGATCCTGACGAGACCACCCGCGGCAAGGTCAAGCGCCTCCTCCCAGGAGGCCTCGCGGAAATGCGTGAACGGGTTGGCCGGGTCGACCTGGTCGTTGGCGTCCTTCTTCGCATTGGGCAGCCGCACCAGCGGCTTGGTGATGCGATGCGGATGATGGATGTAGTCGAAGCCGAAGCGGCCCTTGACGCAGAGGCGGTTGTGGTTGGCCGGGCCGTCGCGGCCCTCGGCATAGATCACCTTCTCGTCCTTGACCTGATAGGTGACCTGGCAGCCGACGCCGCAGAACGGGCAGAGCGAGTCGACCTTCCGGTCCGCATAGGTGACGCGGGTCTGCCTGTCGTCGAGCATGACGGCCGGCATCAGCGCGCCGGTCGGACAGGCCTGCACGCACTCGCCGCAGGCCACGCAGGTGGACTCGCCCATCGGATCGTCGAAGTCGAACACGATCTTGGA
This genomic interval from Bradyrhizobium sp. NP1 contains the following:
- the dapA gene encoding 4-hydroxy-tetrahydrodipicolinate synthase, with the protein product MTTAVDSASWLTGYIPDLPTPFDAAGGLDLEAFARLCARQIEAGVPAVVVCETAGEASTLTLAERKAIIRTAAGIARGRARIIAGAGSNATARAIELAHCAEAAGADAVLSVVPYYNKPMQAGIYQHFRAIADDSRLPIIIHDAPARTVRELADDTLAKLAQSSRFVALRDGAGDVGRPLRLAGLLRPGFRLLSGHDATALGYIAGGGDGCISAVSNVMPDLCQAIFTNLKQGRPQAARHLFRRLIPLQACLADADPAALKYALSLLGLLRPDSRLPIVEPDDAAKAVIARAVAGVADEDLAWAAEA
- the kdpA gene encoding potassium-transporting ATPase subunit KdpA, with the protein product MTVIGWLQIILYCAIIVALTKPLGWYMTRVFSGERTFLSPVLRPVEAGLYWIGGVDERREQHWLTYTVAMLLFHVGGFLVIYLLMRLQAHLPFNPAEQSAVAEDLSFNTAISFITNTNWQNYGGESTLSYLVQMVGLTHQNFLSAATGIVLAVALIRGFARASARTVGNFWVDITRCTLYVLLPICVVYTLFLVWQGMPQTLGPYVDATTLEGAKQTIAVGPVASQVAIKMLGTNGGGFFNANAAHPFENPTALSNFVQMISIFAIGAALTNVFGRMVGNQRQGWAILAVMGVLFVAGVAVAYWAEANGTSTMQALGLSGNMEGKEVRFGIVGSALFAVVTTAASCGAVNAMHDSFTALGGMIPLINMQLGEIIVGGVGAGLYGMLLFVILSIFVAGLMVGRTPEYVGKKIEAREVKMAMLAILVLPLMYLGWTSVAVVLPSAVASMANAGPHGFTEVLYAYTSSTGNNGSAFAGLSGNTFFYNLTLASAMFVGRFFMIVPAMAIAGSLASKKSIPPSAGTFPTTGSLFVGLVVGVILIIGGLTFFPALALGPIVEHLADNAGNLF
- a CDS encoding K(+)-transporting ATPase subunit F, with amino-acid sequence MIFDYSLAGLVSLGLLFYLTYALLRPERF
- the fdhF gene encoding formate dehydrogenase subunit alpha encodes the protein MTKITFELDGKQVQAKPGETIWQVAKRQGNEIPHLCYSPEPDYRPDGNCRACMVEIEGERVLAASCKRTPTVGMKVKTASDRAVAAQKMVMELLVADQPARETSHDPDSKFWHWAEKSGVTESRFPAAERWASDASHPAMRVNLDACIQCGLCVRACREVQVNDVIGMAYRNHDSKIVFDFDDPMGESTCVACGECVQACPTGALMPAVMLDDRQTRVTYADRKVDSLCPFCGVGCQVTYQVKDEKVIYAEGRDGPANHNRLCVKGRFGFDYIHHPHRITKPLVRLPNAKKDANDQVDPANPFTHFREASWEEALDLAAGGLVRIRDTHGVKALAGFGSAKGSNEEAYLFQKLVRTGFGSNNVDHCTRLCHASSVAALFEGLSSGAVSAPFAAALDAEVIIVIGANPTVNHPVAATFIKNAAKNGAKLIVIDPRRQTLSRHAYKHLAFKPGSDVALLNAMINTIITEGLTDEQYIAGYTEGYDELKTKIKEFTPEKMAPICGIPAETLREVARMYARAKSSIIFWGMGISQHVHGTDNARCLIALALITGQVGRPGTGLHPLRGQNNVQGASDAGLIPMFLPDYQPVGRDDMRGAFEKLWQKDLDPVRGLTVVEIMNAIHAGEIRGMYIEGENPAMSDPDLQHAREALAKLEHLVVQDLFVTETAFHADVILPASAFAEKSGTFTNTDRRVQLAREVIKPPGDARQDLWIIQEIGKRMGLPWNYAGPADVYTEMAQLMPSLANISWERLVREGAVTYPADDPGKPGNEIIFTTGFPTESGRGKIVPAKVIPPDELPDDEYPMVLSTGRVLEHWHTGSMTRRSQVLDEIEPEAVAFMTPKDMRRMNLKPGDFVRLETRRGAVEIKVRSDRDVPENMVFMPFCYAEAAANLLTNPALDPFGKIPEFKFCAVRAEKAELRSAAE
- the kdpB gene encoding potassium-transporting ATPase subunit KdpB; protein product: MEPVLKANKRMPVATMLDPKIVWPAITAAFVKLDPRAMIKNPVMFVVEIVAALTTVIFIRDLVSGGANLSFTFQIILWLWFTVLFANFAEAVAEGRGKAQAETLRKTRTESQAKLLSGSEGTYRLVPGTSLKVGDIVLVEAGDNIPSDGEVIEGVASVNEAAITGESAPVIRESGGDRSAVTGGTQVLSDWIKVRITAEQGSTFIDRMIRLVEGAERQKTPNEIALNILLAGLTIIFVFATVTIPSYAAYAGGSISVVVLVALFVTLIPTTIGALLSAIGIAGMDRLVRFNVLAMSGRAVEAAGDVDTLLLDKTGTITLGNRQATAFRPLRGVSEQELADAAQLASLADETPEGRSIVVLAKEKYGIRGRDMAELGATFIPFTAQTRMSGVDSGGSSVRKGAVDAILNYVGGGAAQALASGNTVRAIQATAGSEVAREVQLMADEIAKDGGTPLAVARDGRLLGVIHLKDIVKGGIRERFAELRRMGIRTIMITGDNPMTAAAIAAEAGVDDFLAQATPEDKLKLIRDEQAKGKLVAMCGDGTNDAPALAQADVGVAMNTGTQAAREAGNMVDLDSNPTKLIEVVEIGKQLLMTRGALTTFSIANDVAKYFAIIPAMFLAFYPQLNVLNVMQLNSPQSAILSAIIFNALIIIALIPLALKGVAYRAVGAGALLRRNLMIYGLGGIIIPFIGIKAIDLVVAALHLA